GGATAAGATTATAGAAAGTAAATGGGAGGGAATTAAAACTACATTGAGAAGTAGAAATCCCAATATTGGATTTGCTACATTTTATAGGCATTATTGGATTTCAAAATATCAAAAGACAACTAATTCAAAGCTATATGATTCTTTTAAAAAACATATTAAATCTAGTAAAAAATCATATGAGGAATTTGTTGAAGATTTAAGTACTATAGCAGAGACGTATATGGAAATAGTAAGTCCTAATATAGATGATTATAATAACAGAAAAGAATATAATTGGTTAATCCAGAGTTTAAAAGCTATAGAGAAAACATTTGGCGTTACACAAGCAAGAATAGCACTATTAGCATTATTTGAACTTAAATTTAAATCAAATGACAAAATATCATCAAAAGCTTTCAAGGATGCGGTTAATTACATTGAAAACTTTATTTTCGCATATACAGGAGTATTAAAAAATCAAGCAAATATTTATGAGTCAAGATTTTCTAAGCTGGCAATAAAATTGCGAGAAAGCGAAAATAAAAGTGATACAAATAATATTTTAGAGGAATACTTATATCAAGAGTTTGAGGACAGATATCCCCAAAAAGAAGAGTTTCTTTCAGGTTTTATACGTTTAAGGTTTTCTAAAGAAGAGTCTCCAACTAACGCAATAACAAAATATGTATTGAATAAAATTTCATCAAAATTAAATAATAGCGAAGTTTATAGTATAGATTCATCTATAGAACACATAATTAACGAAGATATATCAAACGATAACACATTATTCATTGGAAATTTAATATGTTTAGAAATTGATTTAAATAATGAAGCTAGTGATCTAGCCTATGAAGAGAAATTAGAAGTATATAAAAAATCAAAATATAATCAAGTTCGAAATTTTTGCAATAAATATCCAAATTTTAATGAAAATGATATAGAGGAAAGATCCAAAATATTGGGAGAATATTATTATGACAATATATTAAATGAAAGCAACTAGTGAGAGTAACTAGATCTTTTACGATTTATTAGTTGGGTCAGGCGGTATGTTCGTTCAGTCAGCTAAGTTTATAGAGAATCATAGTGGAAATATCAATAATTTATCTGTTTTTGGTCAAGAATCCAATGCTGATACTTGGAAGATGGCCAAGATGAACATGGTTATCCGAGGTATTGATGCGGATTTTGGTGAGCACCAAGCGAACAGCTTTTTCAATGATTTACATCCGACACTAAAAGCTAACTATATCATGGCTAATCCCCCTTTTAATATTTCTAACTGGGGAGCAGATAAACTGCAAGATGATATTCGCTGGAAATACGGAACGCCACCTAATAGCAATGCAAACTATGCTTGGATTCAACACATGATTCATCATATGGATCCTAGTAATGGCAAGGTTGGTTTGGTTCTGGCAAATGGCTCACTCTCATCGACTCAGAGCGGTGAAGGAGACATTCGTAAAAAAATTATCGAAGATGACTTAATTGAGGGGATTATAGCTCTTCCAGCTAATCTCTTTTAAGATTGCTATCGTCG
This window of the Streptococcus sanguinis genome carries:
- a CDS encoding DUF262 domain-containing protein, which produces MKFTPEKKTIKTMFSSYPMMSIPNFQREYSWDKYYYNTFFIDILEGIKQEDKKLINTDYFIGTMVFSGSEKKDESIEVIDGQQRLTVITILLSVLTNKFKNIKEEDLAEATFKYIKTKDDYGSPIPKLKSITSYPYFEAYVQSIEKTDVEPATEEEINIKQTYNYFESELEEMKLKGKYDFNENTLYKDLLIAIRDQILQMNVISILTEEKDSAYEIFEILNAKGKNLASIDLIKNSIYSKFHADDNAKDKIIESKWEGIKTTLRSRNPNIGFATFYRHYWISKYQKTTNSKLYDSFKKHIKSSKKSYEEFVEDLSTIAETYMEIVSPNIDDYNNRKEYNWLIQSLKAIEKTFGVTQARIALLALFELKFKSNDKISSKAFKDAVNYIENFIFAYTGVLKNQANIYESRFSKLAIKLRESENKSDTNNILEEYLYQEFEDRYPQKEEFLSGFIRLRFSKEESPTNAITKYVLNKISSKLNNSEVYSIDSSIEHIINEDISNDNTLFIGNLICLEIDLNNEASDLAYEEKLEVYKKSKYNQVRNFCNKYPNFNENDIEERSKILGEYYYDNILNESN